The Flavobacterium sp. 140616W15 sequence ATTTACACCTCCTTCATATAGAATTCCATCGGCACTAGAAGCAAAAACAACGCTAATGTGTGTAGGTTTATCATTAGGACTTCCGTAAAGTCCATTGCTAGGTTTCTGATAATCAGGAAAAGTAGAGTTTAACGTTCCGTAGGTCAAATCTACATTAATATTTTGAAGATTCATACCCATTGTTGTTTCGGTTCTATACCAACCAGTAGCAATACGTTTAATGGCATTGGGATTGTCTCTGTTTTCAAGAATTACATAAATATCAGCTTGATCGGTTTTATTTAAGACCTTGCCTTTTCCATCTTGATAAGGAATTCCAGCAGTGTATTTAATTTCGACAGCAAAGCTTTTGGGTCTGGCAGTAAACGGAATTCCGAATTGTGCTGAAGTAGATGGGTTTGCTATATTCAAAACAAATTTACCTGTAAATAATGTGCCAGATCCCATACGTTGGCTAACGAGTCCTGCCAAACTGCCTAAATCTTTGGTGATAATTTGTGCAATATAATCGGTTCCATTATTTAGATAGGGGTATGTGGTGACATTAGCACTGTTTGTGGTTGTAGTTCCATCATTGGCAGTTGCCCAAATTGAATTGTCGTCAGATCCTGGTTGTTGGTATTTCTTTCCTGATGGAGTATACCAGGTATCGAAATTGCTGTTATCTAATTGTGGATAAGCTCCTTCTTGGGTAACTGTAACGGTATAAGTGGCTTTATTTCCATTTTCGGCAGTAACAATATAAGTTTGAGGAGTTGTAAAGTCCCTAGTAGTTTCTTTATTTGGAGAAAGTGTTGCAAAAGTTGATAAGGCAATAGAGTCGATAGCTAGTTTAGTTATATCAGCTTCTGAATTTATAGTAACGGAGATTGTCTTTGTTTTTGTGTCAATGTTAGAAAACCCAGATTGATTCTGTAAAGTAAAGTAACGAATGTCATTTTTGTCAGATTTACCAAAATACGTGTCATTTACGCATGAAGCGAGGCTTAATAACAGAATAAAAAGTATTGTATTATAGAGTATTGTATTTTTCATCTTTACTTTCGTTTAAGTGGAAAATAATAGTAAAAACCAACATTTAAGCGTAGCAGATTTATGCTAAAATCAGCATCGGTTCCATGTGATTTTTCAGTGATTTCATCATTTGTTTTGGTTTGTGACCAAGAGGTGCTTATTCCTGCAACTTGTGCTCCGACTTCTACAGAAAACCCTTTTACAATATTTACCATGATGCCTGGGTTAATTTGTAATTCGACAACCTCATTTTTAGTATAGATTCTTTTAAGCAGGTTGTCTGTGGTTCTTTCTTCGATTATATTTTTGAAGTTAGCTCCTAAAAGGACTAAATTATATAGATAAAAACGCCCTTTGTTATCAATAGGAATAAAGTTTTTCATTCCTCCATATATTCCATAAGAATCTTTTGCATATTGTACAGCTGTTCGAACATTTTGCTGGTCGGTTTCAATTTGATTGCGGCGATCGTTTTCGTAACTTATTGAACCTCCTAAAGCAAGATTGTCTTTAATGAAGTACCCTCCATCTACACTCGTTTTAAATAAATTTCGAGAGCGATTGCTTATGTTTACAAAAAAGCCTTCTTTTACATCAGTATCTTTGGTTGAGAAATTAAAAGATATTCCAGTATAAATGTTTCCCTTAGATGTGAGCTTGTTTTTTGAGCTTATGCTATCCTTATTGATTTTATTTTGAGCACTAAAAGGTTGGATAAACAATAGTAGAACAAATAAAAAAGAATAGGTGATGATGATTTTCTTAATCATAAATTAGTTTTATAATACTTAAATATTCTGATTTAAAAATATATAGCAGTTATAAAAGTACGATTTTTATTGTGTTTTAATTTGTAAACAAAGATTTTAGAGGTAGGTGTTAATGTTAAAATTTGTGAGATGTTGAATTCTGAACTATATTTATATATTATTTAGAAACTCCTATATGAATTTTCAAAACGTATTGCATTATGTTCCTAGTCTTATTGCTGCAGAACTTCCTGCAGAAGTAGCACATTATAAAATGGCTCCATTGGAACGAATGGAAGTTATGAAAAATATAGATAGCAAAGTTAGTAATCCAAGAGTTGCCGCAGTAATGATGTTGCTGTATCCAAAAAATGAAATTGCACATTTAGTTTTAATTGTACGTAATGCCTACAATGGGGTGCATTCTTCACAAATTGCATTTCCAGGAGGGAAATACGAGAAAGATGATGGTAATTATGCTTATACAGCTTTGCGTGAAA is a genomic window containing:
- a CDS encoding PCMD domain-containing protein, which produces MKNTILYNTILFILLLSLASCVNDTYFGKSDKNDIRYFTLQNQSGFSNIDTKTKTISVTINSEADITKLAIDSIALSTFATLSPNKETTRDFTTPQTYIVTAENGNKATYTVTVTQEGAYPQLDNSNFDTWYTPSGKKYQQPGSDDNSIWATANDGTTTTNSANVTTYPYLNNGTDYIAQIITKDLGSLAGLVSQRMGSGTLFTGKFVLNIANPSTSAQFGIPFTARPKSFAVEIKYTAGIPYQDGKGKVLNKTDQADIYVILENRDNPNAIKRIATGWYRTETTMGMNLQNINVDLTYGTLNSTFPDYQKPSNGLYGSPNDKPTHISVVFASSADGILYEGGVNSTLYVNNFELKY
- a CDS encoding CoA pyrophosphatase, whose amino-acid sequence is MNFQNVLHYVPSLIAAELPAEVAHYKMAPLERMEVMKNIDSKVSNPRVAAVMMLLYPKNEIAHLVLIVRNAYNGVHSSQIAFPGGKYEKDDGNYAYTALRETHEEIGVLPGKIEVIKAFTPTYIPPSNFIVHPFWEFVKKKFIFGQIQER